From Lewinellaceae bacterium:
TTGATAAATGGATTAAAATTCAGCATTTACGCCAAAGGTGAAAAGCCGGTTGCTCGGATACTGGCCAATGTCATAGCCCGTCCAAAGGTCGTTGAGGTAGTTGCCCTGGATGTTGTCGCTATAATCTCCGATATTGGCGTTGGACAAGGCCGGATCCAGGCCGCTGTACCCGGTAATGGTGAACAGGTTCTGGCCCTGAATGTAAACTTTCAGCCTGCTCAGGCCGATGGAGGAGCCAACGGAAAGCGGCAGATTGTATCCGATCTGCAGAACCCCCAACCTGACATACGTTCCGTCTTCTACATAATAGGTGCTGGAAGAACGGCTGCCGGTGTCGTTGACATTCAAGGCAGGCAGGTCGCCCTGGCCGTTGTTCAGATAGAATTCTCTGTCCACATTGGAGAAAAACTGGCGGAAGTGGGTAAACAACTTGGTGTAATTGTAGATGTCGTTTCCGAAAGAGCCATTGAAAAATGCCATGAAATCAAAGTTCTTGAAAGAGGCTCCCAAATTCAGGCCCAGCGTAAAATCCGGATGCGGGTTGCCGATGATGCCGATGTCATCGTCATTGATCTGGCCGTCGCCGTTGAGGTCTTTAAACCTCAAACCGCCTAAGGTCTTTCCGGTTTGGTCCAGCGCATCCAGGTCCGATTGAGACAGGAATTTTCCATCCACAGTATACCCTCTGAAGGAAGAAATGGGATAACCGATCTGGTTGATGTTGATCTCTTCCGGCAAGCGGTTGTCGATGCGGCCCTGCTGGCCGTTGGGATAGAAGAAAGTAGATTCGCCGTCAATCTTGGTGATCTCGTTGACGTAACGGCTGGCGTTCAGGCTTACGTTCCAGCTGAAATCATCGGAAACCCTGTTTCTGTAGCTCAGGCCCAGGTCGAAACCGTTGTTCTTCATGGAGGCGACGTTGCGGAACGGGGCAATGGCCGTGCCGGCAGTTCCCGGCAAGGGAGCGTTGTACAGCAGGTCGATGGTCTTCCGGCTGTAAACGTCCACGACAAAGGTCAACCGGTCGTCAAAGAAAGAGGCATCCAAACCGAAGTTGACGGTTTCGGCTTCTTCCCATTTGGTGTCGCTTCCCAGGGAAAGCGTGCCGATGCTGGTTTGGGTGTATCCGGTAGCCGGAGAGTTGTTGGTGCCGTTAATGTCGTAGAAGGCGCTGCCGATAGACCCTCCGAACCGGTCGGCAAAGTTGTAGTCCTGAATATTTTGGTTACCGGTTTTGCCCCAGCTCGCTCTCAACTTCAGGTCGGTAACTGCAGCATTGTCCTGAAATATTACGTTGGAAATTCTCCAGGCAAAAGAAGCGGCGGGGAAAGTGCCATATTTGAAGCCGTCGGAGAACCTCGAAGAGCCGTCTCTTCTTACGGTGGCGCTGAGGAAGTAGGTGTCATCGAAAGAATAGTCCACCTTTCCGAAGGTAGAGACCAGGGTGTTCTCCCTGCCCCCCGAGTTTACAAACCGGGTGTCCGGGCTGCCGAATGCCGCGTTGAGGTACCAGATGTTGATGTCGGTGGTAAAGTAATTATTCAACCCTCCGCCGATGTTCCGGTAGGTTCCTTTAATCGCTTCGTAACCTGCCAACAAGCCCAGCTTATGCCTTTCGGTCAGTTCTTTATCGTAGCTCAGCGTGTTGGTCCAGGTCCAGGTAAATCCATTGTTCCAGTCTTCCCGGAAATTCTGTGCGCCCAGGTCTTCCTGGTTTTCGGGTGTCCTGAACGAGAAGCTTCGGTTGTTGAAGTTGTCCATGTCTACGCTATAGGTCGACTTAAAGCGCAGGCCTTCAATAATGCTGACTTCAGCATACACATTGCCCAGGATATTCAGGGTTCTGTTCCAGTTGTTCTGGCCTCTGAACAGCTCGGCAAATGGGTTGTCAGAGTTGCCGGTGTTGGCCGTTTTGGAGCCGCCGAAGGAGTCGCGTTCCCCGTCACTATTGGTAGAAGTGCCAATATCATAAATAGGAATGATCGGAGCGGTCAAATACACCTGTGAAATGGTTCCTTGTTCGGATTGAGCCGGGTCGTTGACCACCGACCTTCTGGCGATGTTGATGTTTTCTCCAACCCGGAGCCGCTTGCCAATTTTGAAACTGCTGTTCGCCCTGAGGTTAGCCCTTTCAAAATTATTATAAACCAGGACGCCTTCCTGGTTCAGGTAGCCGGCGCTGATGGCAAAAGTAGCCATCTCGCTGCCGCCGGATATGGTCAGGGTGTGGTCCTGCGTCAGGCCGGTGCGCGTGATGGCATCCCACCAGTCGGTGCCGCTGCTGGTCTTCATGATGGGGTTGTTGTACCGGTCATAGGTAGACTCGTCGACGCTGTTGGAAGCGGGGAAAATGTATTGGGTCAATTGCCCGTTTTGCACATAAGAAGGCAGCGCCGCTCCCCCATTTTCGAAGAACTGCTTGGTCATATCCAGGTATTCGTCCGAGTCGGTGATCAGGATGTCGTTCCAGCCTTTAACCGGATTAACCGCAGATACAGATCCACTGTAGGACAATTTGGTTTTGCCTGCCTTCCCTTTTTTGGTGGTGATCACGATGACGCCATTGGATGCCCTCGACCCATAAATGGAAGCGGTGGAGGCATCTTTCAGCACCTGCATGCTTTCTATATCATTGGGGTTGATGTTGAGGTTGCCCTTGTCCTGAACGGGAATGCCGTCAATGATGTAAAGCGGGTCGTTGCTGCCAAATGAAGAGATGCCCCGAATTCTCACGTTGGCAACATCTCCCGGCGCTCCCGAAGAAGATACCGTTACCCCTGGGGCGCGGCCCGCCAGCTTTTGGGCGAAGGAACTGGTTACCATTGTTTCCAGTTCATCTGTTTTCACGACCGAAACCGCTCCCGAAATGTCTCTTTTTCTCTGGGTTTGATATCCCGTCACAACGATTTCGGACAGGATTTCCGCATCCGGCTGCATGGTTATGTCAATGGTAGTCTGATTGCCCACTTCTATCGTTTGGGCAGCATAACCGGTATAGGAGACAACCATGGTGGCTCCTTTTTCGACATTCAGGGAATAGGTTCCGTCAATATCCGTAATGGTTCCGGTGGTGGTTCCCTGCACTAAAATGCTGGCGCCGATCAGAGGCTCGCCGGCCTCGTCCGTTACGGTGCCGGAGACGGTCATAGACTGGGCGGAGGCGCCAACCGCAACCCCCAGCATTAAAAACAGGATCACCCCCCCCGGCCGGAGTAGGGCGAATAGCCTTCGAACATTAAATGAGTATTGCTGTTTCATACTTTGGAAATTAAATTTTAGCTAATTTTTTGCACTTCTCTTTGGCATTGCGCCACTAGGGAGGTGCTTTTTTGTAGATAGGGTGAACAGACGATTTCATTATTGCCATTTGTTTAGTTTTCCTTTGGAAAATGCATTTTCTTTTCTGGCCCCGGGGTATTGCTTGCGGGCCCCTCTATTGAGAGGCCCGTGCAAAAACCTAATGTATGAAACTTATATCTTAATGGGCGGGCGCACTTTTACGCTCTTGCAGTTTACAGATGATTGACGAAGTGCGGGGTAGCCATTTTGCATTCGCTGCTTTCTTTACCTTTTACATCAGATGTTTTCACTGTGCTTTTGAGGTATTCGAACCTGGCCAACCTTTACATTTCAGTAAGGCTCAGGTTTTTGTGTTTTGCTTATGGCTGTTGCGTTCGTAATTCGGGTAAGTCAATTTTGAAAAGCAGAAACAACGGAGTGGATCGAATCTGGTGTGCGCAGAATTAGCACCATAGCGGCAGCCGTAAGTTTCATACTAGTCAATGTAATGTGCCTAAAGCCTTTAAATGGATTTTGAAAAAGAGCTTGCTGTTTCAATAAAATTTTTGATATAGACCCTTAGGCAAAACAAAGTAAGGAAAAGAAAAAGGCAATGAGAAGGGTTGCCCCACTGCAATAATTCGTCAATAGAGAGAAAAAATACGTCAAAAATACGTCAATCTTTAGCCAGTTTCTCCAGGAAACACGCAAAGTTCTCTCCCGCCCCAACTTCCAGTTTCTTGCGCAGCCGGTACCGGCAGGTTTCCGCTCCCCTGATGGATAGGTTCATGCGCCTGGCTATTTCTTTGGTGCTGAGTTTTAATTTAAGGTAGGTGCACATTTTCAACTCCTGCAGGGAAAGGTCCGGGTAAATATTGTGGAGCTTTTTAAAGAAATCGTTGTGCAGGATATCGAAATTTTCTTCAAAATCATCCCAGGCGTGGGCTTCCTCCAGCCGCGCCCTTATTTTTTGCACTGCTCTTGAGATGGCCGCCTGCTCTTTTCCCTGGCCTGTGTTTTCCAACATAGACCTGACCTCCGACAAAAAATCGTTGTTGGCAGTCATTTCCAGTTTTGCAGCAACCAGCTCTTTGTTAAATTTTCTAACTTCTTTTTTCAGTTCTTCAGCTTTCCCAAAGGCTTCATCGCCGGTATTACGCCGGCTGGCACTGCGATCTTCCAAAGTCATCTGAAGGCGGGATTGCCAATAGCTGTAGGCCTGCTGGCAGAATCCCAGGCTGAGCTGAGGTTCGTATATGGTAGTGGGCTGTACGCCCTTCAACGCCTCGTCCAGCGACCCGTAGATGCCTGCCGCCACACCCGAGGCTCTTGCCGCCCCGACGGCGCCGGTGGTTTCCACCACCTCGATTTGGCTGCCGAGCAAAGTAGCAATGGTGGTAGAAAAAATTTTGGACTGGAACATGTTGTCGTTTCCTACCCGGATGACGTCTACGTTCAGGCCGAGTTCTTTCAGAATATTGACGCCATAAACGAAGGAGAACGCCACGCCCTCCAGGGAAGCCCGGTAGAGATGGGCGCGGGTGTGGCGGTTGAAATCGAGGTTGAAAATATGGGCGTTCAGGTTTCTGTCTTCCAGCATGCGTTCGGCGCCGTTGCCGAACGGCAGCAGGCACAACCCGTCGGATCCGACCGGTATGGTGGAGGCCATGCGCTCCATATCGGCGTAGGAATGCTCGCTGCGGGCTACCTGCCGCTTGATCCAACTGTACTCGATGCCGGCTCCATTGAGGCAAAGCAGGACGCCAATGCGGTCAAAATTTTCTTCGTAATTGACGTGGGCAAAGGAGTTGACCCTGGATTTGGCATCGGAAACCGGCTGGTCGACGATGCCATAGACGACGCCCGAAGTTCCGCTCGTTGCGGCTACTTCACCGGGGTTCAATACGTTGAGAGACAAGGCGTTGTTCGGCTGGTCGCCTGCCCGGTAAGCGACCGGCGTGCCGGGCGCCAGGCCAGTCCGTTTTGCCGCCTCTTTCGTCAACCGGCCCTGAATGGAAAAGGTAGGGACCGTATCCGGGATGAGGCATTCCCGCAAGCCATAGTACTCGAGCAGGCGGCTGTCGACCCTTTTTTTCTTGAAATTCCAAAATATGCCTTCCGTCAGGCCAGAAATAGTGGTCAATGCCTCGCCGGTGAGTTTCATGGCAATGTAGTCGCCGGGAAGCAAGAGCTTGTCTGCCCTTTCGTATACGCGAGGCTCGTTGTCCTTGACCCACTTCAACTTGGAAGCAGTGAAATTGCCGGGAGAATTGAACATTTCTCCCAGGCAGTGCTCTTCACCCAATTCCGCAAAAGCCTGCTGGCCGATGGCTACTGCCCGGCTGTCGCACCAGATGATAGAGGGCCGAAGCACCTGCTGTTCTCTGTCGACGAGCACCAGGCCGTGCATTTGATACCCAATGCCAATTCCTTTAATGTCTTTAGGCCGGGCGCCGGTCAATTCCAGCAACCGCTGAGTGGCGATGCACAAGTCCTGCCACCATACTTCGGGTTGTTGCTCCGCCCAGCCTCTCTGCCTGGAGATCATGTCCATCTCCTGGTCCGGATATTGGGTCAACCCAACAACCTTCTGGGTGTCTGCATGGATCAACGCCGCTTTGATCGTAGAACTCCCAATGTCGTAGCCTAATAAATACAATCGCCTGTTGATTTTTGGTATGCTACGTCTAAATTACGTCAAATGATTTAGAGTGGCAACTATCCATGCTTTTAATTAGGCCCGATATCTTTTTGACTCCGGTGTGTTGCCTTCCCAACATACAGGCAGGAACAGGAAGCGAAACGCCGGCAGCACTCGCCTATAACCTGAGGATCTTTATCTCTACCCGTTGGTTGCGCCTCCGCCCGTCCTCCGTGCCGTTGGAAAAGAGCGGCTTGCGCTTGCCGTATCCTTTGTAGAACACCCGGTCCGGGTCGATGCCCTGCTGCACCAGATACTCCGCAACGGCGCGGGCGCGGTCGGTCGATAGCTGGTCGCAGTACTCCGGAGGCGGCAGGTTGTTGGTATGGCCGCCGATCTCCACCACTATGGATGGATTGTCTTTCAGGAATACGTAAATCTCGTCCAGGATGGGCCGGTTGTCTTCGGTGATGTTGGTGCTGTCCGCTTCGAATTGCAGCTTTTGCATCTGTATGGTCTGCCCGCTGCGCACTGCGCCGGAGGCCAGCTCTTTCATGATGCGCTCCGTGGTCTCGAATGCCGCACTGGCCACACATCCCTTGTTGTCGGTGACGGTGACAGCGTGCCGGCCCAGAGGAAGGTTTTCCACCCGGGAGCCGGTTGCTCCGTTGTCCCACCGGAAGGAATAGCCGCCATTCCCGCCTTCAGCCTCGGCGGTGGCTTTGCCGTCGTTGCTGGCATCGCTGAATGCCGGTTCTTTATCCGTTATGCGAACGGTTAAGGCCTCCGGCTGCCGGATGCTGATCCGGGCGGATTGAGCAGCGCCCGTCACATCGGTGACGGTCACGGCGTAGTCGCCGGCCGCCAGGCCAGCCGCTTCGCCGCCGCTCATCGCACCGTCGCTCCATTGATACTGGTAGGGCCCTTTGCCGCCCTTCACTTCTACCTGAATGGCAGCGTTTTGTTCGCCAAAACAATTGATCTCAACCGCCTGCCGGATGGCTGCCTTCAGGGGTAGGATATTCTCGGAAACCTCGACGCTGGCCGTTGCCGTGCAACCTCTGTTATCGACAACGGTTACAGTATGGATGCCGGGGGCGAGCGCCTTAGCGCCGGCGCCTTCCTCCCCGTTGCCCCATTTGTAAGAATAAGGAGCTGTGCCACCGCTTGCCCTGCCAGTGGCCTGCCCATCCGAATTGTTGGTGCTGGCCGGGGAGATGACTTCTGCCTCCGCTTCCAAAACCGCCGGCTGAGGGATAGAAAAAGAGGCGGCCTGTTCTGTCCCCATCGCATCGGTAATAGTGACGGTATAGTCGCCGGCAGTTAACCCGGCGGGCGCCTGCCCGCTAACGCCATCCTGGCTCCACTGGTACTTGAACGGCCCCTTGCCCCCGCTGGCCTGCACCTGCAGGGCCGCCTGGCTGCCGCCGAAGCAGTTGATCTCTGCCGTTTGCTGAACGGCCAGGGCGAGGGGAAGGATGTTTTCGGAAATATCGACGGTGGCGGTGGCCGAGCAGCCTTTGGCGTCGGTGGCCGTCACGCTATGGCTACCGGGCGCGAGCTGAGTAGCCTGGGCGGCGGTTTCGCCGTTGTCCCACTTAAAGGCAAAGCCGCCGTTGCCCCCGCTGGCCGTGGCGGCGGCCTGCCCGTCGGCGTTGCCCGTGCTGGCCGGCGCGGTGGCCGTGGCGGCAGCTTTGAGCTCGTTGGGCTGAGGGATGGAAACCTGGGCAGTTTTCGCGTTTCCGGCCGCATCGGTCACGGTCACGGTATAATCCCCGGCCGAAAGCCCGGCGGGCGCCTGCCCTGTGACGCCTTCCCGGCTCCATTTATACTGAAAGGGCCCTTTGCCCCCGCTGGCCTGCACCTGCAGGGCCGCCTGGCTGCCGCCGAAGCAGTTGATTTCGGCGGTTTGCTGAACGGCCAGGGCGAGGGGAAGGATGTTTTCGGAAATATCGACGGTGGCGGTGGCCGAGCAGCCTTTGGCGTCGGTGACAGTGACGGTGCGGGTTCCGGGCGCGAGCTGAGTAGCCTGGGCGGCAGTTTCGCCGTTGTCCCACTTAAAGGCAAAGCCGCCGTTGCCCCCGCTGGCCGTGGCGGCGGCCTGCCCGTCGGCGTTGCCCGTGCTGGCCGGCGCGGTGGCCGTGGCGGCAGCTTTGAGCTCGTTGGGCTGCGGGATGGAAACCTGGGCGGTTTTCGCGTTTCCGGCCGCATCGGTCACGGTCACGGCGTAGTCGCCGGCCGAAAGCCCGGCGGGCGCCTGCCCTGTGACGCCTTCCCGGCTCCATTTATACTGAAAGGGCCCCTTGCCCCCGCTGGCCTGCACCTGCAGGGCCGCCTGGCTGCCGCCGAAGCAGTTGATCTCTGCCGTTTGCTGAACAGCCAGGGCGAGGGGCAGGATGTTTTCAGAGATATCGACAGTGGCGGTAGCGGAGCAACCTTTGGCGTCGGTGACGGTAACGGTGCGGGCACCGGGGGCGAGCTGGGTGGCCTGGGCGGCAGTTTCGCCGTTGTCCCACTTAAAGGTGAACCCGCCGTTGCCCCCGCTGACCGTGGCGGTTGCCTGCCCGTCGGCGTTGCCCGTGCTGGCCGGCGCGGTAGCCGTGGCGGCAGCTTTGAGCTCAGTGGGCTGAGGGATGGAAACCTGGGCAGTTTTCGCGTTTCCGGCAGCATCGGTCACGGTCACGGCGTAGTCGCCGGCAGAAAGCCCGGCGGGCGCCTGCCCGCTGACGCCGTCCCGGCTCCATTTATACTGAAAGGGCCCCTTGCCCCCGCTGGCCTGCACCTGCAGGGCCGCCTGGTTGCCGCCGAAGCAGTCGACCTCGGCCGTTTGCTGAACGGCCAAGGCCAGTGGCAGGATGTTTTCGGAAATATCGACGGTGGCGGTGGCCGAGCAGCCTTTGGCGTCGGTGACAGTGACGGTGCGGGTTCCGGGCGCGAGCTGGGTGGCCTGGGCGGCAGTTTCGCCGTTGTCCCACTTAAAGGTGAACCCGCCGTTGCCCCCGCTGGCCGTGGCGGCGGCCTGCCCGTCGGCGTTGCCCGTGCTGGCCGGCGCGGTGGCCGTGGCGGCAGCTTTGAGCTCGTTGGGCTGCGGTATGGAAACCTGAGCGGTTTTCGCGTTTCCGGCGGCGTCGGTGACGGTCACGGCGTAGTCGCCGGCCGAAAGCCCGGCGGGCGCCTGCCCGCTGACGCCTTCCCGGCTCCATTTATACTGAAAGGGCCCCTTGCCCCCGCTGGCCTGCACCTGCAGGGCCGCCTGGCTGCCGCCGAAGCAGTCGATTTCGGCCGTTTGCTGAACGGCCAGGGCGAGGGGAAGGATGTTTTCGGAAATATCGACGGTGGTGGTGGCCGAGCAGCCTTTGGCGTCGGTGACAGTGACGGTGCGGGTTCCGGGCGCGAGCTGAGTAGCCTGGGCGGCAGTTTCGCCGTTGTCCCACTTAAAGGCAAAGCCGCCGTTGCCCCCGCTGGCCGTGGCGGTGGCCTGCCCGTCGGCGTTGCCCGTGCTGGCCGGCGCGGTGGCCGTGGCGGCAGCTTTGAGCTCGTTGGGCTGCGGGATGGAAACCTGGGCGGTTTTCGCGTTTCCAGCAGCATCGGTCACAGTCACGGCGTAGTCGCCGGCCGAAAGCCCGGCGGGCGCCTGCCCTGTGACGCCTTCCCGGCTCCATTTATACTGAAAGGGCCCCTTGCCCCCGCTGGCCTGCACCTGCAGGGCCGCCTGGCTGCCGCCGAAGCAGTCGATTTCGGCGGTTTGCTGAACGGACAGGGCGAGGGGCAGGATGT
This genomic window contains:
- a CDS encoding TonB-dependent receptor; this translates as MKQQYSFNVRRLFALLRPGGVILFLMLGVAVGASAQSMTVSGTVTDEAGEPLIGASILVQGTTTGTITDIDGTYSLNVEKGATMVVSYTGYAAQTIEVGNQTTIDITMQPDAEILSEIVVTGYQTQRKRDISGAVSVVKTDELETMVTSSFAQKLAGRAPGVTVSSSGAPGDVANVRIRGISSFGSNDPLYIIDGIPVQDKGNLNINPNDIESMQVLKDASTASIYGSRASNGVIVITTKKGKAGKTKLSYSGSVSAVNPVKGWNDILITDSDEYLDMTKQFFENGGAALPSYVQNGQLTQYIFPASNSVDESTYDRYNNPIMKTSSGTDWWDAITRTGLTQDHTLTISGGSEMATFAISAGYLNQEGVLVYNNFERANLRANSSFKIGKRLRVGENINIARRSVVNDPAQSEQGTISQVYLTAPIIPIYDIGTSTNSDGERDSFGGSKTANTGNSDNPFAELFRGQNNWNRTLNILGNVYAEVSIIEGLRFKSTYSVDMDNFNNRSFSFRTPENQEDLGAQNFREDWNNGFTWTWTNTLSYDKELTERHKLGLLAGYEAIKGTYRNIGGGLNNYFTTDINIWYLNAAFGSPDTRFVNSGGRENTLVSTFGKVDYSFDDTYFLSATVRRDGSSRFSDGFKYGTFPAASFAWRISNVIFQDNAAVTDLKLRASWGKTGNQNIQDYNFADRFGGSIGSAFYDINGTNNSPATGYTQTSIGTLSLGSDTKWEEAETVNFGLDASFFDDRLTFVVDVYSRKTIDLLYNAPLPGTAGTAIAPFRNVASMKNNGFDLGLSYRNRVSDDFSWNVSLNASRYVNEITKIDGESTFFYPNGQQGRIDNRLPEEININQIGYPISSFRGYTVDGKFLSQSDLDALDQTGKTLGGLRFKDLNGDGQINDDDIGIIGNPHPDFTLGLNLGASFKNFDFMAFFNGSFGNDIYNYTKLFTHFRQFFSNVDREFYLNNGQGDLPALNVNDTGSRSSSTYYVEDGTYVRLGVLQIGYNLPLSVGSSIGLSRLKVYIQGQNLFTITGYSGLDPALSNANIGDYSDNIQGNYLNDLWTGYDIGQYPSNRLFTFGVNAEF
- a CDS encoding carbohydrate kinase, which gives rise to MYLLGYDIGSSTIKAALIHADTQKVVGLTQYPDQEMDMISRQRGWAEQQPEVWWQDLCIATQRLLELTGARPKDIKGIGIGYQMHGLVLVDREQQVLRPSIIWCDSRAVAIGQQAFAELGEEHCLGEMFNSPGNFTASKLKWVKDNEPRVYERADKLLLPGDYIAMKLTGEALTTISGLTEGIFWNFKKKRVDSRLLEYYGLRECLIPDTVPTFSIQGRLTKEAAKRTGLAPGTPVAYRAGDQPNNALSLNVLNPGEVAATSGTSGVVYGIVDQPVSDAKSRVNSFAHVNYEENFDRIGVLLCLNGAGIEYSWIKRQVARSEHSYADMERMASTIPVGSDGLCLLPFGNGAERMLEDRNLNAHIFNLDFNRHTRAHLYRASLEGVAFSFVYGVNILKELGLNVDVIRVGNDNMFQSKIFSTTIATLLGSQIEVVETTGAVGAARASGVAAGIYGSLDEALKGVQPTTIYEPQLSLGFCQQAYSYWQSRLQMTLEDRSASRRNTGDEAFGKAEELKKEVRKFNKELVAAKLEMTANNDFLSEVRSMLENTGQGKEQAAISRAVQKIRARLEEAHAWDDFEENFDILHNDFFKKLHNIYPDLSLQELKMCTYLKLKLSTKEIARRMNLSIRGAETCRYRLRKKLEVGAGENFACFLEKLAKD
- a CDS encoding OmpA family protein produces the protein MKKLLPLLLLALSTVLTAQEVPMEVYRGNAIKYSAIVFNFHVDESNNKWVGTADGLFQVHDPTLASRVELAEGEESLLRLPDGNRDIRWKTEDLIAITGDIFDRANYITAGHYDSSRKELWLGTSQFGLYQFKVEPKLELVEQYTIYNSKLKSDYINTIYIDAAGRQWIGTQDGVLFGEKGRWQLLERGADIRDVAGKGLEIWLMTEDRVGPLDARQRWSPIDIPRFKTEGRLRNIAFDDKGNLWIASEVITRYNTESQEFTVFGPAQEYTSQFASCLAADRDNAIWVGTQDKGLYIVDKASAMRVTVLPDEEISCNGNGKDASLKVEVYGGQAPYTYQWSGGLAGAHPQNLAPGEYQLTVTDAKGKSKTITAIVEDKRVEAVAAMVKTESGPAAADGSASVKVKGGATPYSYRWDNGETAPTATKLSAGQHNVTVTDKNGCQSVSSLNITQDLAELAAELSLAEEVKCFGTKGAILEIETTGGKEPYNFQWSQAGLAGARVKGLAAGAYSVTVTDAAGNTAIAQFAVPQPDALKATATAVAPASAGMPDGQARVSAAGGTPGYLYEWDSGEKGENSDDLAAGRHTVTVTDANGCTAIASVDITEDILPLALSVQQTAEIDCFGGSQAALQVQASGGKGPFQYKWSREGVTGQAPAGLSAGDYAVTVTDAAGNAKTAQVSIPQPNELKAAATATAPASTGNADGQATATASGGNGGFAFKWDNGETAAQATQLAPGTRTVTVTDAKGCSATTTVDISENILPLALAVQQTAEIDCFGGSQAALQVQASGGKGPFQYKWSREGVSGQAPAGLSAGDYAVTVTDAAGNAKTAQVSIPQPNELKAAATATAPASTGNADGQAAATASGGNGGFTFKWDNGETAAQATQLAPGTRTVTVTDAKGCSATATVDISENILPLALAVQQTAEVDCFGGNQAALQVQASGGKGPFQYKWSRDGVSGQAPAGLSAGDYAVTVTDAAGNAKTAQVSIPQPTELKAAATATAPASTGNADGQATATVSGGNGGFTFKWDNGETAAQATQLAPGARTVTVTDAKGCSATATVDISENILPLALAVQQTAEINCFGGSQAALQVQASGGKGPFQYKWSREGVTGQAPAGLSAGDYAVTVTDAAGNAKTAQVSIPQPNELKAAATATAPASTGNADGQAAATASGGNGGFAFKWDNGETAAQATQLAPGTRTVTVTDAKGCSATATVDISENILPLALAVQQTAEINCFGGSQAALQVQASGGKGPFQYKWSREGVTGQAPAGLSAGDYTVTVTDAAGNAKTAQVSIPQPNELKAAATATAPASTGNADGQAAATASGGNGGFAFKWDNGETAAQATQLAPGSHSVTATDAKGCSATATVDISENILPLALAVQQTAEINCFGGSQAALQVQASGGKGPFKYQWSQDGVSGQAPAGLTAGDYTVTITDAMGTEQAASFSIPQPAVLEAEAEVISPASTNNSDGQATGRASGGTAPYSYKWGNGEEGAGAKALAPGIHTVTVVDNRGCTATASVEVSENILPLKAAIRQAVEINCFGEQNAAIQVEVKGGKGPYQYQWSDGAMSGGEAAGLAAGDYAVTVTDVTGAAQSARISIRQPEALTVRITDKEPAFSDASNDGKATAEAEGGNGGYSFRWDNGATGSRVENLPLGRHAVTVTDNKGCVASAAFETTERIMKELASGAVRSGQTIQMQKLQFEADSTNITEDNRPILDEIYVFLKDNPSIVVEIGGHTNNLPPPEYCDQLSTDRARAVAEYLVQQGIDPDRVFYKGYGKRKPLFSNGTEDGRRRNQRVEIKILRL